From Mycobacteriales bacterium:
CTCCGGACCGCTGCTGAACGTCCGCAACTTCGCCGGTGACGGGCTGTTCACCGCCGACACGGACGATCCCGACTGGGGCAAGGCCCACCGCATCCTGATGCCCGCGTTTGGTCCGGCGGCGTTGCGCGAGATGTTCGACCGGATGGTCGACATCGCTGACCAGCTGCTGATGAAGTGGGAGCGGGAGGGCGCCGATCACCGCATCGACGTGGGGAGTGACGCCACCCGCCTGACCCTCGACACGATCGCGCTCTGCGCGTTCAGCCACCGGTTCAACAGCATGTACTCCGACGAGCTCAACCCGTTCGTCGGCGCCATGCTGCGCTCGCTCGCGGAGGCGATGGTCCGCGCCCAGCGCGTGCCGGTGCAGACCCGGCTGATGCTGCGCGAACGGCACCAGTATGACGAGGACATCCGCTACATGTTCCAGGTCGCCGACGGGTTCGTCGCCGACCGCCGGAGCAACCCGCTGGCCGACGGCCAGCACGACATCCTCAATCGCATCGTCACCGCCGCCGACCCGGAGACCGGGGAGAAGCTGTCCGACGAGAACGCCCGCTACCAGCTCGTCACCTTCCTCATCGCCGGCCACGAGACGACCAGCGGCCTGATCACCTTCACGCTCTACCACCTGCTGAAGAACCCGGACATCCTGGCGAAGGCCCGGGCCCAGGTCGACAAGGTCCTCGGCAACCGGACCCCGCGGTTCGAGGACCTCGTCACGCTCACCTACCTCGACCAGATCCTCAAGGAGTCGCTGCGGCTGTGGCCGCCGGCGCCGGCGTTCTCACTTCGGGCGCTGAAGGACACGACGCTGGGCGGAAAGTACGCCGCGCCGCGCGACCGGGTCTTCACCGTGCTCACTCCGCAGCTGCACCGTGACCCGGCGGTCTGGGGGGACGCGGAGACTTTCGACCCCGATCGATTCTCCTTCGAACGCGCCGAGAAGCTGCCGCCGAACTCCTGGCGGCCGTTCGGCAACGGGCAGCGCTCGTGCATCGGCCGGGGATTCGCGCTGCAGGAGGCGACCCTGTTCCTGGCGATCCTGCTGCAGCGCTTCGACCTGACCGCGGCCGACCCGAACTACGAGCTGAAGATCCGGCAGGCACTGACGATCAAGCCGGACGGCTTTGTCATGACCGCCAGGCGCCGGGACACGGTGATCCAGGATGCTCCCCGCGCCCAGGCCCGGCAGGCCGCCGAGCCCGACGTGGCGACCCAGGCGAAGCCGAACGGCATCCCGATCACCGTCCTCTACGGGTCGAACGCCGGCACCTCCCAGGCGTTCGCCGAGCGGATCACCAACGATTCGAAGCTGCGCGGCTACACGGCCACGATAGGCACCTTGGACAGCGCCGCCGGCAAGCTGCCGACGCAGGGGATGGTCGTCGTGGTGACCTCCTCGTACGAGGGCCTGCCGCCCGACGACGCGAAGTCGTTCGTGAACTGGCTCGGCACGCTCCACGCCGGCGCGCTCGACGGCGTCCGCTTCGCGGTCTTCGGCTGCGGCAACAAGGACTGGGCCAGGACCTACCAGGCGGTGCCGAAGGAGGTCGACGCCGGCCTCGCCGCGGCGGGCGGGCGTCAGGTCGTCGAGCGGGGCGAGGCCAATGCGCGCGGCGACTTCTTCGGCGACTTCGACGACTGGTACGCGGGCTTCTGGGGTCCGGTGGAGACCGAGTTCGGCCAGGACTCGAAGGAACCGGCCGCCGCGCCGGCACTGGCCGTGCAGTTCGTCGGGATCGTGCGTGACCCGCTCGTCCGGCTCAACCACCTCGAGCGCGCGACGGTGGTCGCCAACCGTGAGCTCGTGAACATGGCCGCCCCCGGCGCCCGGTCGAAGCGGCACCTCGAGATCGCGCTCCAGCCCGGCATGACCTACGGCGCCGGCGACTACCTCGCCCTGCTGCCGCTCAACCCGGCGGACGTCGTCGACCGGGCGTTGACGCGGTTCGGCCTGGCGTACGACTCCGCCGTGGTGCTGACGATCGCCGCGGGCGGCGCGACGTCCCTGCCCACCGGGACCCCGGTCACCGCCGGCGAGCTGCTGTCCGCGTACGTGGAGCTGTCCCAGCCCGCGACGCGGCGGCAGATCGGCCTGCTCGCCGACGCGACCGCCTGCCCGCCGGACAAGAAGGCACTCGCAGGACTGGCCGCGGATCCTGACACGTATGCCCGCGAGGTCCTCGACAAGCGGGTCACCGTGCTCGATCTGCTCGAGCAGCACCCGGCCTGCACGCTCCCGTTTGCATCCTTCCTGCAGATGCCTCCGCCGCTGGCGCCGCGGCGGTACTCGATCTCCTCCTCGCCGCGGTGGAGCCCCGAGCACGCCTGTCTCACCGTCGCCGTGCTCAACGCCCCCGCGCGCTCGGGCCACGGCACGTACGAGGGGGTGGCCTCGACCTACCTCGCCCGGCTCCGGCCCGGCACCACCGTCGCCGCCGCCGTTCGGCCCTCGGCGGTCGCCTTCCACCCACCGGAGTCGCTCGGGACGCCGATGATCATGGCCTGTGCCGGCTCCGGGCTCGCGCCGTTCCGTGGCTTCCTGCAGGATCGGGCGCTGCAGGCGAAGGAGCAGGGCGTCACGCCGGCTCCCGCGCTGCTGTTCTTCGGCTGCGACGCTCCCGACGTCGACTACCTCTACCGCGACGAGCTCGAAGCCTGGGCCGAGGACGACATCGTCGAGCTCCACCCGGCGTTCTCGGCCGAGCCCGTCGACGGGATCAAGTACGTTCAGGACCGGCTCTGGGCCGACCGCGCCCGGGTGACCGAGCTCGGCAAGCAGGGCGCGATGTTCTACGTCTGCGGCGACGGCGCGCACATGGCTCCGGCCGTCCACGAGACCTGCGCCCGGATCTACGCCGAGGGCGCTGGAGTGAGCAGCGAGGAGGCCGAGGCCTGGCTGGCTGCGATGCAGAAGGAGCGCACCCGGTACGTCCCCGACGTCTTCGAGTAAACGATGCCTCCAGACTGAGGCCGGTCGACGATGCCCCTCGATGGTGCGAGTGCGCCGGTGGACTGGGTGCGGTAGCGGGAGTCGCCGGGGCGGAGCCGCGCGGCCCCACATCAGTACGCGTCCCTCCCGCCGCCGGTGGTCGTCGGCGGCGGGAGGGACGTGAGGGGCTACGGCCGGCTCACCATGGGCCGGCCCTCAGGGGGCGAGGGCGATGATGCGGACGGCATCGCTGGCGCTCCAGCTGTTGAGGGAGAAGTCGATGCCGTTCTGGTCGATCCACCGGGTGGCGGTGTCGTCGAACTCCAGGCCCTGGTCGGCCCTGGACGAGTAGGCCGTGCCCGGTGCCCCGAACAGGGCGGTGGTGGCCTGCAGATCCGCCGTGCTGGTGGCGGTGGCGAGGACCTTGGTGCCGAACCACTCCGAGCCGGCGAACTTGGTGGCCAGGTTCTGGTCGCCGACGTGGTCAGCGTGCACGTAGTACACGTTGACCCTGGTCCCGGTCGGGACGGTGGTGCCGCCGACGGTGAGGTCACTGGTCAGCACCTGGTTGTACCGCTCGGCGAAGCTGCGCACGTAGTCGTCGCTCTCGAACGCTGCGGTCGCCACCGAGGCCGGCGGGTCGATGAACTGGAAGCTCGTGCTGTGCGCCGGCTGGACGGTGACGGTGACGTTCGCGAGGGCCTCGCCGGCCGGCGTGCTGGTCCTGACCACGAACGTCGACTGCCCGGCCTTCGTCGGGGTGCCGGTGATGTGGCCGTTGCCGGTCAGGCTGAGCCCGGCCGGCAGGCTTCCGGACCTCAACTCCACCGACGGCGCCGGGTAGCCACCCAGGGTCAGCCCGAAGTCGTACGGCTTGCCCAGCACGGCCGGCGTCGGAGTGCCGGAGATCGACGGGAGGGTGGTCCGGATCGCCATTCCGTTGTAGTAGCCACCCGCAATGGCGACCACCGAGGAGCCCAGCGTGGCCGGGGTCGGCGCGGCGCCGTCGGAGCTGGTGTCACCCCAGGTGACGACCGAGCCGGTCGACTTCAGTGCCATCCCGTAGTGCTCACCGGCGGCGATCGCGGTGACGCCGGACTGCGTGGCCGGAGGCAGGGTGGTCTCGCCCTTGCCGCTCGTACCCCAGCCGACGACGGACCCGTCGGACTTCAGGGCCAAGCCGAAGCCCAGACCGGCGGCGACCTTGGTCACCCCGGACGACACGGACGCCGGCAGCGTGAGGACACCGGAGGAGCAGCAGGACTTCCCCCAGGCCACGACCGAGCCGTCGGACTTGGCGGCCATCGCCCAGTTCCGGCCGGCGGCGATCGACACCACGCCGGAGGACACAGTGGCCGGCGGTGGCGTCAGCGTGGCGTTGCTGCTGAGGTCCCAGCCCCACTCGACGACCGAGCCGTCCGACTTCAGGGCCAGCGCCTGACCGTCGCTGACCGAGATCGCGGTGACCCCGGACTGCGCGGCCGCGGGCACGTCGGTCTGCCCGTGGTCGTCGAGACCCCAGGCGAGCACCGAGCCGTCGGACTTCAGCGCGACGCTGAAGTAGAAGCCGGCCGCGACGGCCGAGACCCCGGACTGGGCCGCGGCCGGCACCTGGGTCTCGCCGTAGTAGTCCTTGCCCCAGGCGACGACCTTGCCGCCGGAGGTGACCGAAAGGCTGTGCGCCAGCCCGCCGGCGACCGCGATCGCCGGCGACGCCGCGGCCGGGACGTCGGTGACGCCACCGGGGCCCTGGCTGTACGCGTTGCCGTTGCCCCAGCTGACGACCTCGCCGCCGCCGGCCGGAACCGCGGCCTCGGCCCCGGTCGCCGACACGGCCAGCGCCCCGAAGGCCACCA
This genomic window contains:
- a CDS encoding cytochrome P450 gives rise to the protein MPEQLVPIPQPKASPLLGNLSDLRNGGGGALGLMALAEKYGPIYRLALPGGREMVIVSSGELVNELCDETRFDKAVSGPLLNVRNFAGDGLFTADTDDPDWGKAHRILMPAFGPAALREMFDRMVDIADQLLMKWEREGADHRIDVGSDATRLTLDTIALCAFSHRFNSMYSDELNPFVGAMLRSLAEAMVRAQRVPVQTRLMLRERHQYDEDIRYMFQVADGFVADRRSNPLADGQHDILNRIVTAADPETGEKLSDENARYQLVTFLIAGHETTSGLITFTLYHLLKNPDILAKARAQVDKVLGNRTPRFEDLVTLTYLDQILKESLRLWPPAPAFSLRALKDTTLGGKYAAPRDRVFTVLTPQLHRDPAVWGDAETFDPDRFSFERAEKLPPNSWRPFGNGQRSCIGRGFALQEATLFLAILLQRFDLTAADPNYELKIRQALTIKPDGFVMTARRRDTVIQDAPRAQARQAAEPDVATQAKPNGIPITVLYGSNAGTSQAFAERITNDSKLRGYTATIGTLDSAAGKLPTQGMVVVVTSSYEGLPPDDAKSFVNWLGTLHAGALDGVRFAVFGCGNKDWARTYQAVPKEVDAGLAAAGGRQVVERGEANARGDFFGDFDDWYAGFWGPVETEFGQDSKEPAAAPALAVQFVGIVRDPLVRLNHLERATVVANRELVNMAAPGARSKRHLEIALQPGMTYGAGDYLALLPLNPADVVDRALTRFGLAYDSAVVLTIAAGGATSLPTGTPVTAGELLSAYVELSQPATRRQIGLLADATACPPDKKALAGLAADPDTYAREVLDKRVTVLDLLEQHPACTLPFASFLQMPPPLAPRRYSISSSPRWSPEHACLTVAVLNAPARSGHGTYEGVASTYLARLRPGTTVAAAVRPSAVAFHPPESLGTPMIMACAGSGLAPFRGFLQDRALQAKEQGVTPAPALLFFGCDAPDVDYLYRDELEAWAEDDIVELHPAFSAEPVDGIKYVQDRLWADRARVTELGKQGAMFYVCGDGAHMAPAVHETCARIYAEGAGVSSEEAEAWLAAMQKERTRYVPDVFE